The following are from one region of the Methanospirillum hungatei genome:
- a CDS encoding MBL fold metallo-hydrolase, translating into MPTDRTEFFIIRIPDTGSLLDAVRLIASSGLTITRCHFNRSLDPVTAFFSVSGDESDCRKGEQALLEEGYLQTTVTYPRSIRFTIIVPEIPGTLHRILTILDSYQAEISSLSFDNRGRYPDRLHVMLRVRKPSRTEELIQAIRSEYAVEIEGYDCGDSCDDGSLFYVRYAARVNEILDNLEDPHILELLHQFSHLAQQLTEYGKEYQDVLEQILLNGKRLKETTGDGFYADVQKISISDTVTLYCFQLPGGGSIFVIDTPEERIMIDTGYGIYHEDVLLMFKHYGLGGKENFSRIILTHGDTDHCGASGFFDCPVYTHEGTWEIIRTNNRAWGATSQDLVLEQVYTVMINLFARMTTPDSISLLPPAGKDKEGEFPVLSTFTAGGYTFQILEGHGGHQHGLIYVLCKEAGLLFTSDTILNLKYLSPERSAYNNFAVYLVTTVNVDPDLVKSERKALTKLASDIDASLREKGKHLLYCCGHGPISIMRDNELIPACKSHTYKHQYLSDLSTIS; encoded by the coding sequence ATGCCAACGGACAGGACTGAATTCTTTATAATAAGAATTCCGGATACGGGTTCTCTTCTTGATGCAGTTCGGCTCATTGCTTCATCCGGACTGACAATAACACGATGCCATTTTAACCGGTCATTAGATCCCGTAACTGCATTTTTTTCTGTATCTGGAGATGAATCAGATTGCAGAAAAGGAGAGCAGGCCTTATTAGAAGAAGGATATCTTCAGACCACAGTCACCTATCCTAGAAGTATCAGGTTTACTATTATTGTTCCGGAGATTCCAGGAACACTTCATAGAATCCTTACCATCCTTGACTCTTACCAGGCAGAAATTAGTTCCCTTTCTTTTGATAACCGCGGTAGATATCCTGACCGTTTGCATGTCATGCTCAGGGTTCGAAAACCTTCACGGACCGAAGAATTAATTCAGGCAATTCGATCCGAGTATGCAGTTGAAATAGAAGGCTATGATTGTGGAGATAGTTGTGATGACGGAAGTCTCTTTTATGTCAGATATGCGGCACGTGTCAATGAGATTCTAGATAATCTTGAAGATCCGCATATTCTTGAACTTCTCCATCAGTTTAGTCACCTTGCCCAACAATTAACTGAATATGGAAAGGAATACCAGGATGTTCTGGAACAAATTCTCCTCAACGGGAAACGTTTGAAAGAAACAACTGGAGATGGATTTTATGCAGATGTCCAGAAGATCTCAATATCTGATACTGTAACGCTCTATTGCTTTCAGCTCCCTGGTGGGGGAAGCATCTTTGTAATTGATACTCCTGAGGAACGGATCATGATCGATACCGGATATGGAATTTATCATGAAGATGTTCTTTTAATGTTCAAGCATTATGGACTTGGAGGAAAAGAAAATTTTTCACGGATAATTCTGACCCATGGAGATACTGATCACTGTGGTGCATCAGGATTTTTTGATTGCCCAGTCTATACCCATGAAGGGACCTGGGAGATTATCAGAACAAATAATCGTGCATGGGGTGCCACCTCTCAGGATCTTGTTCTTGAACAGGTCTATACGGTAATGATCAATTTATTTGCACGAATGACAACTCCTGATTCGATTTCGCTTTTACCACCTGCGGGAAAAGACAAAGAAGGAGAATTCCCTGTTCTTTCTACGTTCACTGCTGGTGGATATACCTTTCAAATCCTGGAGGGGCATGGCGGACATCAACATGGTCTTATTTACGTACTCTGTAAAGAAGCCGGCCTTCTTTTTACATCAGACACTATTTTAAACCTGAAATACCTTAGTCCAGAGAGGAGTGCTTACAACAATTTTGCTGTATATCTGGTTACAACAGTAAATGTCGATCCAGATCTCGTCAAAAGTGAGCGAAAAGCCCTGACAAAACTTGCATCTGATATTGACGCATCACTTCGTGAGAAAGGAAAACACCTGCTCTATTGCTGTGGTCATGGTCCTATTTCCATTATGCGGGATAACGAATTGATACCGGCATGTAAATCACACACCTATAAACATCAATATCTCTCTGATCTCAGTACGATATCCTGA
- a CDS encoding Mrp/NBP35 family ATP-binding protein — MSDTNKPTPGSCDNNCSSCPSGASCPSAAGNLPPKADIDVKHVILVLSGKGGVGKSTVAVNLAYALSNHGKQVGLLDLDIHGPNVPKMLGIEDHKLLADQNKIVPVKVTGSLQVVSMAFLLPEKHAPVIWRGAMKSGAIKQFLEDTAWGSLDYLVVDLPPGTGDEALTIAQMAPNLRGAVIVTTPQEVSTLDSTKAITFVEQLGLKVIGVIENMSGFICPHCGEEVDLFGKGGGERIAQEHNVPFLGSLPLDPEVRKAGDEGRPFIIRQKDSQTWKAVDTVMEHLVSIVEK; from the coding sequence ATGTCTGATACGAACAAACCAACTCCTGGATCCTGTGATAATAACTGTTCATCCTGTCCTTCCGGCGCCAGCTGCCCATCAGCTGCAGGAAATCTCCCACCGAAAGCAGACATTGATGTGAAACATGTAATTCTTGTTCTTTCTGGAAAAGGAGGAGTAGGTAAATCCACTGTTGCAGTAAACCTTGCATATGCCCTCTCGAATCACGGAAAACAGGTAGGTCTTTTAGATTTGGATATTCATGGACCGAATGTTCCAAAAATGTTAGGAATTGAAGATCACAAACTCCTTGCAGATCAAAATAAAATTGTCCCGGTAAAAGTAACCGGATCATTACAGGTTGTGTCGATGGCATTCCTGCTTCCAGAAAAACACGCACCAGTTATCTGGCGTGGGGCGATGAAATCTGGCGCCATCAAACAATTCCTTGAAGATACCGCATGGGGATCTCTGGACTATCTTGTAGTTGATCTTCCTCCGGGTACCGGAGATGAGGCTTTAACGATTGCACAGATGGCACCAAACCTTCGTGGCGCAGTTATCGTAACAACACCTCAGGAAGTTTCAACTCTTGACTCGACTAAGGCCATAACTTTTGTAGAACAACTAGGACTCAAAGTAATAGGTGTCATTGAAAATATGAGCGGATTCATTTGCCCACATTGCGGTGAAGAGGTGGATCTTTTTGGAAAAGGAGGAGGAGAACGTATTGCCCAGGAACATAACGTTCCTTTCCTTGGAAGTCTTCCCCTTGATCCAGAAGTCAGAAAAGCCGGAGATGAAGGGCGACCATTTATCATACGTCAGAAAGACTCACAGACATGGAAAGCAGTTGACACCGTTATGGAACACCTGGTCAGCATTGTAGAAAAATAG
- a CDS encoding CARDB domain-containing protein: MNTDFILNRFLFLTISITCFFICIGSPHLITGEWSSVGGIVTADDTVNLDIIGIRMDIPSYVDAGTYLRIVDTVRNRGTQSTGFFSIGYVLQDETGSNPDFYLGNISIQNLVPGGQKSVNVSFPISMEIKSGSYKLRRVILLSDLIVSSKPDSFIPGNEKALYVNNGPEFFGLGYNEENFLTAENGEMLRLSSTIENLNETHSVETKLSYYLSKTGLISDDVIFFGESDFIQVKPSEKQTVETIFPVPSDIENSEYFIITSFIPLDLVSENSDVYWVSDESYSIAEREPVPTPVISIAPVEPTTSEPDIMTVKTDYPDVMYIGEGAKITDSVTNIGGSTAGIVRVEYLVATQDDGSNARHLGWWTIHNLKAGETRTSQETVGIPDSVRSGIYYLTKKITVTSNPPERNTANNYWTGNRPVRVEYNPAARIPDLTHVLTKFPCGEPGKDAEIIDTITNIGNGCAEHVTVAYYISPYADFDPSTARYLGIWEINKICVGEQLTNTITVTVPGDLMNGEYYWFSVIDPCSFMSYCGEELPELDKSNNVNIGQLVIGPCVFCEC, translated from the coding sequence ATGAATACTGATTTTATTTTAAACAGATTTTTATTTCTTACAATATCTATTACGTGTTTTTTTATCTGTATTGGATCTCCTCATCTCATAACAGGTGAATGGAGTTCTGTTGGTGGGATTGTTACTGCAGATGATACTGTCAATTTGGATATTATTGGAATAAGGATGGACATTCCCAGTTATGTAGATGCTGGAACTTATCTTCGAATTGTTGATACTGTTCGAAACAGAGGGACACAATCAACTGGCTTTTTTTCGATTGGGTATGTATTGCAGGATGAAACCGGATCAAACCCAGATTTTTATTTAGGTAATATATCAATTCAAAACCTGGTTCCTGGTGGACAAAAATCTGTAAATGTGTCGTTTCCGATATCAATGGAGATTAAATCCGGATCATATAAACTCCGTCGAGTAATCCTCCTTTCTGATTTGATTGTGAGTTCTAAACCAGACTCCTTTATTCCGGGAAATGAAAAGGCATTATATGTCAATAATGGTCCTGAATTTTTTGGATTGGGGTATAATGAAGAAAATTTTCTGACCGCTGAAAATGGAGAGATGCTACGATTATCGTCAACAATTGAAAACCTGAATGAAACCCATTCTGTTGAAACAAAATTATCATATTATCTCTCCAAAACCGGTCTCATTTCTGATGATGTGATTTTTTTTGGAGAATCTGATTTCATTCAGGTAAAACCTTCTGAAAAACAGACCGTAGAAACAATATTTCCAGTCCCTTCTGATATTGAAAATTCTGAATATTTCATAATAACATCATTTATTCCTCTTGACTTGGTGTCAGAAAATTCTGATGTATACTGGGTTTCGGATGAGTCATATTCTATTGCAGAACGTGAACCTGTTCCGACACCGGTAATATCCATTGCACCGGTAGAGCCAACCACATCTGAACCGGATATAATGACAGTAAAAACAGACTATCCGGATGTGATGTATATTGGTGAAGGTGCAAAAATTACCGATTCGGTTACAAATATTGGAGGATCTACTGCAGGTATAGTAAGGGTTGAATACTTGGTCGCTACCCAGGATGATGGATCTAATGCCCGCCATCTCGGCTGGTGGACAATTCACAATCTGAAAGCTGGAGAGACACGCACATCACAAGAAACTGTTGGAATACCGGATTCTGTCAGGTCAGGTATTTACTATCTTACAAAAAAGATAACGGTTACCTCAAACCCACCTGAGAGAAATACTGCAAATAATTATTGGACCGGAAATCGTCCTGTACGTGTGGAATATAACCCTGCAGCACGGATTCCTGATCTGACTCACGTTCTTACTAAATTCCCTTGTGGTGAACCCGGGAAAGATGCAGAAATTATTGATACAATTACAAATATTGGAAATGGATGTGCTGAGCATGTAACGGTTGCCTATTACATCTCTCCATATGCGGATTTTGATCCATCAACTGCCAGATATCTGGGAATCTGGGAGATCAACAAAATCTGTGTAGGAGAGCAATTGACCAATACAATCACGGTTACTGTTCCTGGAGATCTCATGAATGGAGAATACTATTGGTTCTCAGTTATTGATCCATGTTCCTTTATGTCCTATTGTGGTGAAGAACTTCCAGAACTCGATAAATCGAATAATGTCAATATTGGTCAGTTGGTCATTGGACCTTGTGTTTTTTGTGAATGCTGA
- a CDS encoding chemotaxis protein CheW, whose amino-acid sequence MAGNIPGISSSMSHGTSGLFANKSYGKSHDDGAEESFQVVEFLLGQEHFAIDLFDVKEVVEYTRITKLPNSPSYIKGIIDLRGEITTIIDLKQQLAITSGTATSEEETRIIVLDDRITHSKIGIMVDDVLTVSTFNASQVDETATTGDESSHILGIIKKKIKDKDKESTELVIWLDVKTLLQDMNQI is encoded by the coding sequence ATGGCCGGCAATATTCCGGGTATATCATCTTCAATGTCTCATGGAACTAGTGGACTATTTGCGAATAAAAGTTACGGAAAGTCACATGATGATGGAGCGGAAGAATCATTTCAAGTTGTTGAGTTTCTTCTGGGGCAGGAACATTTTGCAATAGATCTTTTTGATGTGAAAGAAGTCGTTGAATATACACGTATTACAAAACTACCAAATAGCCCTTCATATATTAAAGGAATCATAGATTTACGTGGTGAGATTACAACTATCATAGATTTAAAACAACAACTCGCAATAACCTCCGGTACTGCAACAAGTGAAGAAGAAACACGAATAATTGTGTTAGATGATCGGATTACCCATTCAAAAATAGGGATTATGGTAGATGATGTGCTTACTGTATCTACCTTTAATGCTAGTCAGGTTGATGAAACAGCGACAACGGGTGATGAATCTTCACATATTCTTGGAATAATTAAGAAAAAAATAAAAGATAAGGATAAAGAAAGCACAGAATTAGTAATCTGGTTGGATGTAAAAACGCTTCTTCAGGATATGAACCAAATATAA
- a CDS encoding M42 family metallopeptidase: protein MVYDLLKKLSDAHGLSGFEGNIKTIIRKELDGYVDEITEDRLGNLIAIKKGSDFSVMIASHMDEIGLMVQYIDDKGFIKFVGIGGWFNPTLHTQRVVLHGTKGPVPGVIGSKPPHVMTPEDRKKEIKMEDLFIDIGASSAEEAAGLGIEIGTPVTIEQELIKLANNRVTGKALDNRVGVLVLIETLRRMKTSMTIYAVFTVQEEIGLKGAKVSAFALNPDVAIATDVTIPGDHPGVSKKEASPEMGKGPVLVLASASGRGLLADNRLVTWLRSAGDKMKIPYQLEVGDGGNTDASIINLVRDGIPSIPLSVPSRYIHSPVEVVDLKDVESTIDLLVEALKKKPKI from the coding sequence ATGGTATATGATTTATTAAAAAAATTATCTGATGCACATGGCCTTTCTGGTTTTGAAGGGAATATCAAGACTATTATAAGAAAGGAACTTGACGGATATGTTGATGAAATAACTGAAGACCGGCTTGGCAATCTTATTGCAATTAAAAAAGGATCTGATTTCTCGGTAATGATCGCATCTCATATGGATGAGATCGGTCTGATGGTTCAATATATTGATGATAAGGGGTTCATAAAATTCGTCGGTATTGGAGGATGGTTTAATCCGACACTCCATACTCAGCGTGTAGTCTTACATGGCACGAAAGGTCCGGTACCAGGTGTCATAGGATCTAAACCTCCTCATGTCATGACACCTGAAGATCGAAAAAAAGAGATAAAAATGGAAGATCTTTTTATCGATATTGGTGCTTCATCTGCAGAAGAAGCAGCCGGACTAGGTATTGAAATCGGGACACCGGTAACAATAGAACAAGAACTTATTAAACTCGCTAATAATAGAGTGACTGGTAAAGCCCTTGATAACAGGGTTGGTGTATTAGTTCTTATTGAAACACTTCGCAGGATGAAAACTTCAATGACCATCTATGCAGTGTTTACAGTTCAGGAAGAGATCGGGCTTAAAGGAGCCAAGGTAAGTGCCTTTGCCTTAAATCCGGATGTTGCGATTGCAACAGATGTTACTATCCCCGGTGATCATCCAGGAGTATCAAAAAAAGAAGCATCTCCGGAAATGGGAAAAGGACCGGTCCTTGTACTCGCAAGTGCTTCAGGAAGAGGACTATTAGCGGATAACAGACTTGTAACCTGGCTTCGTTCTGCCGGTGATAAAATGAAGATACCATACCAGCTTGAAGTAGGTGATGGTGGAAATACTGATGCTTCAATAATTAACCTCGTACGGGATGGTATCCCAAGCATTCCTTTATCAGTACCGTCACGATATATCCACTCTCCGGTTGAAGTTGTAGATTTAAAAGACGTAGAATCTACAATAGATCTTCTCGTTGAAGCTCTCAAAAAGAAACCAAAAATCTGA
- a CDS encoding bifunctional fructose-bisphosphatase/inositol-phosphate phosphatase has translation MDFYSVSNSIFTLIRIAITPLIGTPEAGVITGIGADGTPTKYIDKVAEDIALSELRKNGICNLLISEEAGKVEMDGEKGTIFLDPVDGTYNAIMNIPFYAVSLAFAKEGILQEGFVGNLANGDLFTAKRGGGAFLNKKPLCVSDISELQASAMSVYGKHFQYDRVINLIRKIRRFRQFGASALELSYVGAGKIDGFVDLRQTLRATDAAAGILILEEAGGIVSDRDGNRLVLPDEVNIGNCLVGTNKCLHGKVIEYLR, from the coding sequence ATGGACTTTTACTCAGTCAGTAATTCTATATTCACATTAATACGAATAGCTATCACTCCTCTCATCGGAACACCCGAAGCTGGGGTCATTACCGGAATTGGGGCTGATGGAACTCCTACCAAGTATATAGATAAGGTTGCGGAGGATATTGCATTATCAGAACTTCGAAAAAACGGTATTTGTAATCTTCTTATTAGTGAAGAAGCCGGAAAAGTAGAAATGGATGGAGAAAAGGGGACAATCTTTTTAGATCCAGTAGATGGTACATATAATGCAATAATGAATATCCCCTTTTATGCCGTATCTTTAGCTTTTGCGAAAGAAGGAATATTACAAGAGGGTTTTGTTGGAAATCTCGCTAACGGTGATCTATTTACCGCTAAAAGAGGTGGTGGGGCTTTTTTAAATAAAAAACCTCTTTGTGTATCTGATATTTCTGAATTACAAGCGAGTGCCATGAGCGTATATGGAAAACATTTCCAATATGATCGGGTCATTAATCTTATCCGGAAAATCAGACGCTTCCGTCAATTTGGAGCATCAGCTCTCGAACTTTCTTATGTAGGTGCAGGTAAAATTGATGGGTTTGTTGATCTACGCCAGACCCTTCGGGCAACTGATGCAGCAGCAGGGATTCTGATACTTGAGGAAGCAGGAGGTATTGTAAGTGATCGTGACGGAAACAGACTTGTTCTTCCTGATGAAGTCAATATTGGTAATTGTCTCGTTGGTACAAATAAATGTCTTCACGGAAAAGTAATTGAATATCTGCGGTGA
- a CDS encoding NAD(+)/NADH kinase, producing MVPVLLHILIVCRHADSRAESFSQDVERLLIQHGHSVYKCKKNLLESTDFLFDPDSSPDLVVVIGGDGTILLATQRMPVQVPIVGINYGEVGFLADIEPDDTAELVNRLSKPLQVEARMRIELRLNGDVIGTALNEALIVTDRPAKMLKFLIHINGKIAERFRADGLIISTPTGSTAYAMSAGGPIVDPRVEGFLMVPLAPFMLSNRPHLIDSSRTVSVTLEATKPAKLVIDGQTEIHLEKNCVVELTKSDSPALFLEAGQNFFEKINRKLRHL from the coding sequence ATGGTGCCTGTTTTATTGCACATCCTCATCGTATGCCGTCATGCTGACTCTCGTGCAGAATCTTTCTCTCAAGATGTAGAGAGATTACTCATTCAACATGGGCATTCAGTTTATAAATGTAAGAAAAACCTATTGGAGAGCACTGATTTTCTTTTTGATCCTGATTCATCTCCAGATCTTGTTGTTGTGATTGGAGGGGATGGAACCATTCTTCTTGCAACGCAGCGAATGCCGGTTCAGGTACCGATTGTTGGTATAAATTATGGAGAGGTTGGTTTTCTTGCAGACATTGAGCCTGATGATACTGCCGAATTGGTAAACCGTCTTTCAAAACCACTTCAGGTTGAAGCGCGAATGAGAATTGAACTTCGTTTGAATGGGGATGTTATCGGTACCGCATTAAATGAAGCATTAATAGTAACTGATCGCCCTGCAAAAATGCTCAAATTTCTTATACATATTAATGGAAAAATAGCTGAACGATTCAGAGCTGATGGTCTTATTATCAGCACTCCAACTGGTTCTACTGCCTATGCAATGAGTGCAGGAGGGCCAATCGTAGATCCACGGGTGGAAGGATTTTTAATGGTACCATTGGCCCCATTTATGCTTTCAAACCGACCCCATCTCATAGATTCTTCAAGGACTGTGTCAGTAACTCTTGAGGCAACAAAACCTGCAAAATTGGTTATTGATGGTCAGACAGAGATCCATCTTGAGAAAAATTGTGTTGTAGAACTTACAAAAAGCGATAGTCCTGCCTTATTTCTCGAAGCAGGACAGAATTTTTTTGAAAAGATTAATAGAAAACTACGGCATCTTTAA
- a CDS encoding tetratricopeptide repeat protein, whose amino-acid sequence MLVIGASGAPVYSGEDLFEIGNEHYAQGSLDKAIELWMQAKQIDPSLSANAWYNTGLAYAAMKDYEKAIMAWNETVMLVPNSSMAYDNMGTAYGLLGKYEEASMAYDMAISIDPDVVKYRIDKELLLKSAPKEETPLSPISAFLALITVLGIILRYTGDS is encoded by the coding sequence ATGCTGGTTATTGGCGCCTCTGGTGCACCGGTTTATTCCGGAGAAGACCTGTTTGAGATCGGGAATGAGCATTATGCACAAGGGTCTCTTGATAAGGCAATTGAACTCTGGATGCAGGCCAAACAAATTGATCCTTCATTATCAGCGAATGCATGGTATAATACCGGCCTTGCATATGCGGCAATGAAAGATTATGAGAAAGCAATAATGGCCTGGAATGAAACAGTCATGCTTGTTCCGAATTCTTCGATGGCGTATGATAACATGGGGACTGCATATGGTCTTTTAGGAAAATATGAAGAGGCTTCTATGGCATATGATATGGCCATTTCTATAGACCCTGATGTGGTAAAATATCGTATTGATAAAGAACTTCTATTGAAAAGCGCTCCAAAAGAGGAAACTCCCTTATCTCCAATTTCCGCTTTTCTAGCTCTTATAACTGTTCTTGGTATCATACTTCGATATACCGGGGACTCTTAA
- the hxlB gene encoding 6-phospho-3-hexuloisomerase produces MNQHRVQDMMKLMATRINAIADHISDDEVSHFIKELLDAKRIYVMGAGRSGLVAKAFAMRLMHLGMISYVVGETITPALQTGDLIVVLSGSGKTRTIVEIVQTAKEIGGRISLVTSNPDSPIGKISNSIVIIENYRDNIPDESKEYDTRQMLGEHKSFAPLGTLFETAAMTFCDAVISRLMEITQTDESELKGRHANIE; encoded by the coding sequence ATGAACCAGCACCGCGTACAGGATATGATGAAACTGATGGCTACTCGTATAAATGCCATCGCAGATCATATTTCTGATGATGAAGTATCTCATTTTATAAAAGAACTCCTGGATGCCAAACGAATTTACGTGATGGGTGCAGGAAGATCTGGTCTTGTTGCAAAAGCATTTGCAATGCGACTCATGCACCTTGGCATGATAAGTTATGTTGTTGGTGAAACGATCACTCCGGCCCTTCAAACCGGAGATCTCATTGTTGTATTATCAGGATCAGGAAAGACAAGAACAATTGTTGAAATTGTTCAGACAGCAAAAGAGATCGGGGGTCGAATTTCTCTTGTTACATCAAATCCAGACTCTCCTATCGGAAAAATCTCTAACTCAATAGTAATTATTGAAAATTATAGAGATAATATTCCTGATGAAAGTAAAGAATATGACACAAGGCAGATGCTTGGAGAACACAAATCCTTTGCACCCCTGGGAACACTGTTTGAAACTGCAGCGATGACATTTTGTGATGCTGTAATTTCTCGTCTTATGGAAATTACCCAGACTGATGAATCAGAGCTGAAAGGCCGTCATGCAAACATCGAGTAA
- a CDS encoding pyridoxal phosphate-dependent aminotransferase: MSGIRKFFQAAKPDSINMTLGQPDFDTPSHIKNAAIQAIQEGKTGYTFNAGLPELRDALSVKFKSENNLSYNPDEIIVTAGAGEALFIAIQSLVDNGDRVLLTDPGFVSYESCVKLAGGIPDFIPLKKDLHIDHEALKEKLNGARLLILNSPCNPTGAVESPESIKALVESAMDAGVTVLSDEVYEHIIYDSVHASAGTFGDDVLTVNAASKTYAMTGWRLGYIAGPSEYMEQCLKVHQYCQTCATSISQYAGLAAYTGDQSCVKMMRDEYQARRDILTSGFTEIGVSFPVPQGAFYAFVPLGIDKTKQIMDAGVIVVPGDAFGPSGKEYARFSYATSRENIRAAIERMKPVFEDE; the protein is encoded by the coding sequence ATGTCTGGTATCCGAAAATTTTTCCAGGCTGCAAAACCTGATTCAATTAATATGACATTAGGTCAGCCAGATTTTGATACACCATCTCACATTAAAAATGCTGCTATTCAGGCTATTCAAGAAGGGAAAACCGGATACACATTTAATGCAGGCCTGCCAGAATTAAGAGATGCGTTATCTGTAAAATTTAAGTCGGAAAATAATCTGTCATATAATCCTGATGAGATAATTGTAACCGCCGGAGCAGGAGAGGCTCTCTTTATCGCCATTCAAAGTCTTGTTGATAATGGAGATCGAGTTCTCCTGACAGATCCTGGATTTGTTTCATATGAATCCTGTGTGAAACTAGCTGGAGGTATTCCTGATTTTATTCCGTTAAAAAAAGACCTACACATCGATCATGAAGCATTGAAAGAAAAACTCAACGGTGCCCGTCTTCTGATATTAAATTCCCCCTGCAATCCAACAGGGGCTGTGGAATCTCCTGAATCAATCAAGGCTCTCGTTGAATCTGCAATGGATGCTGGTGTTACAGTATTATCAGATGAAGTGTATGAACACATCATATATGATTCTGTTCATGCAAGTGCAGGGACTTTTGGTGATGATGTCCTCACCGTGAATGCGGCTAGTAAAACCTATGCAATGACTGGCTGGCGGCTAGGATATATTGCTGGTCCTTCAGAATATATGGAACAATGCTTGAAAGTTCACCAGTACTGCCAGACCTGCGCCACATCTATTAGCCAGTATGCAGGACTTGCAGCATATACCGGAGATCAATCCTGTGTAAAAATGATGCGGGATGAATATCAGGCCAGAAGGGATATTTTAACATCAGGGTTTACCGAGATCGGTGTTTCTTTCCCTGTTCCTCAGGGTGCATTTTATGCCTTCGTTCCTCTTGGTATTGATAAAACAAAGCAGATTATGGATGCAGGAGTCATCGTTGTTCCTGGTGATGCTTTTGGACCATCAGGAAAAGAGTATGCCCGGTTTAGTTATGCTACCTCACGTGAAAATATACGAGCTGCAATAGAGCGGATGAAACCAGTTTTTGAGGATGAATAA
- a CDS encoding DUF169 domain-containing protein: MQDTIRTRFDYAEASNVLKKTLNLDGSPVAFKICKSAEDIPAGMTHITETIRHCQMVDMARKKGMIFYSTVENHACMGGSWALGLRELTQSLKTGEFYYKLGKFDSWPACKRTIDRVPHVESLTTHATLYAPLETTPFDPTLVLIITKPKSMLKLAQSSLYRLGGRINSNFSGIQSVCSDACAQVYLSGSPNFSLGCDGSRKFSGIEENEMVMGIPIEMIPEIVSSLSIVVGAAGSS, translated from the coding sequence ATGCAGGACACTATTAGAACACGATTTGATTATGCTGAAGCATCGAATGTATTAAAGAAAACCCTCAATTTGGATGGCTCTCCGGTTGCCTTTAAAATCTGTAAATCTGCAGAAGATATTCCAGCCGGTATGACACATATTACTGAAACAATCCGCCATTGCCAGATGGTGGATATGGCAAGGAAAAAAGGGATGATTTTTTACTCAACGGTGGAGAATCATGCCTGTATGGGAGGATCATGGGCGCTTGGGCTTCGTGAGCTTACTCAAAGTCTAAAAACCGGAGAATTTTATTATAAACTTGGTAAATTTGATTCATGGCCTGCCTGTAAAAGAACAATTGATCGTGTTCCCCATGTTGAATCACTTACCACGCATGCTACGCTATATGCCCCCCTTGAAACAACTCCATTTGATCCTACACTTGTTTTGATTATCACGAAACCGAAATCAATGCTGAAATTGGCCCAAAGTAGTTTATATCGTCTGGGTGGTAGAATTAATTCGAATTTCTCAGGTATTCAATCGGTATGTTCTGATGCATGTGCGCAGGTCTATCTTTCAGGGTCACCTAATTTCTCTCTTGGATGCGATGGCTCCAGAAAATTTTCAGGAATAGAAGAGAATGAAATGGTAATGGGCATTCCAATAGAAATGATACCGGAGATTGTATCCTCTCTGTCTATTGTTGTCGGAGCTGCAGGATCTTCATAA
- a CDS encoding translation initiation factor IF-5A: MKEQTEVGKLKEGKYLLVDDEPCKILSISVSKPGKHGAAKARLDVMGIFDGVKRSIVQPVSAKVYAPIVERRNAQVISIAGNVVQMMDLESFENFEVTVTDDVIDRIEAGKETMYIYSMEKRKIDFL; encoded by the coding sequence ATGAAAGAGCAGACTGAAGTTGGTAAGCTGAAAGAAGGAAAATATCTGTTAGTAGATGATGAACCGTGTAAGATCCTGTCAATATCTGTATCCAAACCTGGGAAACATGGAGCTGCAAAAGCTCGTCTTGATGTCATGGGTATTTTTGATGGCGTCAAGCGGTCCATTGTCCAGCCGGTATCAGCAAAGGTATACGCGCCTATTGTTGAAAGGAGAAATGCGCAGGTGATATCAATCGCCGGTAATGTTGTTCAGATGATGGATCTTGAAAGTTTTGAAAATTTTGAGGTCACCGTTACTGACGATGTCATTGACAGAATAGAGGCAGGAAAGGAAACGATGTACATTTATTCCATGGAAAAAAGAAAGATCGATTTCCTTTAA